From Synechococcus sp. A10-1-5-1, a single genomic window includes:
- a CDS encoding AAA family ATPase, with the protein MTNNLDWLDTQEDFDRLENSAKVQSSLKRVARQPHRKPSIADELRSLQCKARDLLTDEAIPSYQRIIHLRRAASELTTCLRDDELRRLLWQERQKLRGVVEPIPQGGRLSLVEAPWLWEGVLLRGTSNLFVGPPKVGKSRLMCAVLGALVHGERSFLGQPLYPSHDPKILIIGTDQPQRDWAKCLQLAGLLQPDGTMHRSIVGLFHKGAPLCLDDEGIERIVDDYCRHYPGLILLTDSYHACLNKLGIQERDASFAEPCMDLTEAIDSYQATLILIHHSLKRSGGMRASEASRGNNALPSCVSQTVVINSLSDGNDNPLAPRDKRIKVMAEGRESAPIDLLIEQTDNGWIFHGSGEEVARQAALQGVIEDLTDRQYKALKDLCLHYQSTHKGMDAPHLGNALGIEVNAAQKARETLLALERKHLIVEDGHREPNGKRGGAPAALFRPVDEVIRAMLS; encoded by the coding sequence ATGACAAACAACCTCGACTGGCTAGACACCCAGGAGGACTTTGACCGCCTGGAAAACTCAGCCAAGGTTCAAAGCAGCCTCAAACGCGTTGCTCGACAACCACACCGCAAACCATCCATCGCCGATGAGCTGAGAAGCCTGCAATGCAAGGCGCGTGATCTACTGACCGATGAGGCCATTCCCAGCTATCAGCGGATCATTCACCTCCGTCGAGCAGCCTCTGAACTCACAACATGCCTACGAGATGACGAGCTACGGCGTCTTCTCTGGCAAGAACGTCAAAAGCTGAGAGGCGTTGTTGAGCCGATTCCGCAAGGCGGGAGGCTCTCGCTTGTGGAAGCCCCATGGCTGTGGGAGGGAGTGCTTCTACGCGGCACCTCCAATCTCTTCGTGGGCCCACCAAAGGTGGGCAAGTCAAGGCTGATGTGCGCCGTTCTCGGTGCTCTGGTGCACGGCGAAAGGTCCTTTTTGGGCCAGCCGCTTTATCCAAGCCATGACCCCAAAATCCTGATCATTGGTACAGACCAACCGCAACGCGATTGGGCGAAATGCCTCCAGCTCGCTGGGCTATTGCAGCCCGACGGGACCATGCACCGGTCGATCGTCGGTCTATTCCACAAAGGAGCACCGCTCTGTCTCGACGATGAGGGCATCGAGCGCATCGTTGACGACTACTGCCGCCACTACCCAGGCTTGATTCTGTTGACCGACAGTTATCACGCCTGCCTCAACAAGCTCGGGATCCAAGAAAGAGATGCCTCTTTCGCTGAACCGTGCATGGATCTGACGGAAGCGATCGACTCCTATCAGGCGACGCTGATCCTGATCCACCACTCGTTGAAGCGATCAGGTGGGATGAGGGCGTCAGAGGCAAGCCGAGGCAACAACGCCTTGCCTAGCTGCGTGAGCCAAACCGTGGTGATCAACTCGCTGAGTGATGGGAATGACAATCCCCTTGCTCCTCGAGACAAGCGCATCAAGGTGATGGCTGAAGGGCGCGAGTCAGCTCCGATTGATTTGCTGATCGAGCAAACCGACAACGGCTGGATCTTTCACGGCTCGGGCGAGGAGGTTGCACGCCAAGCAGCTCTGCAAGGCGTGATCGAGGACCTCACTGATCGTCAGTACAAGGCGCTCAAGGACCTTTGCCTGCATTACCAATCCACTCACAAAGGGATGGATGCTCCACACCTCGGCAACGCCCTAGGCATTGAGGTCAATGCGGCTCAAAAAGCCAGAGAGACACTCCTGGCCTTAGAGCGCAAACACCTGATCGTGGAAGATGGCCACCGAGAGCCCAATGGCAAGCGAGGAGGTGCACCAGCTGCTCTCTTTCGGCCAGTGGATGAGGTGATCAGAGCCATGCTCAGCTGA
- a CDS encoding carbamoyl-phosphate synthase L chain, translating to MSISLKDVVKPRVGIQGQTQAAGTPNQAGLGGFLPLVVGRNSVFFADVLANANFADLDTLSSIVNTYVDGTTISTSSRIGYRYFNKSRAVVLGLNGGFESRPVKSGSIVGFANKYGLSLDERTPLFTQVSAEAEVVAKDWQLKPYALIPVGDKEQRLNNLAYAGALSTYGIDAGYNINNQVNVGVGYYYQNGDYSVSNSGIKLRLGYELSRGLEIYGKASYDPAFESRASIGFSYLFGQSPNGPIAANNLLKALTASPGNRDIRIHDCAFWDKCFWTHVAHDVESYGVKLVAGLTIDKIVSILKKIYSKLPASEQELADQIIDNPSEASAILEANPGLDAEVLAEAAAE from the coding sequence ATGAGCATCAGCCTCAAGGACGTCGTCAAGCCTCGGGTCGGCATCCAAGGTCAAACCCAAGCGGCTGGCACGCCCAACCAAGCAGGTCTGGGTGGCTTCCTTCCACTGGTGGTCGGCAGGAACAGCGTCTTCTTTGCTGATGTCCTAGCGAATGCCAACTTCGCCGATCTCGACACTCTCAGTAGCATCGTCAATACATATGTTGATGGAACTACTATTTCAACCTCATCTCGAATTGGATATCGCTACTTTAACAAGAGCAGGGCTGTTGTGCTTGGACTGAATGGAGGATTTGAGTCAAGGCCAGTAAAGAGCGGTTCAATAGTAGGCTTTGCTAATAAATATGGACTCTCGCTAGACGAGCGAACCCCTCTATTTACGCAAGTTAGCGCCGAAGCAGAGGTTGTTGCCAAAGACTGGCAACTTAAGCCTTATGCGCTCATCCCCGTGGGAGACAAAGAGCAAAGACTCAACAACTTGGCATACGCTGGAGCATTGTCTACATACGGAATTGATGCAGGCTACAACATAAACAACCAAGTCAATGTTGGAGTGGGATACTATTATCAAAATGGTGACTATAGCGTAAGCAACTCAGGGATAAAGCTGCGACTCGGATATGAGTTGTCTCGAGGCTTGGAGATCTACGGCAAGGCTTCATATGACCCTGCATTTGAGTCACGTGCGAGCATTGGGTTTTCGTATTTATTTGGCCAATCACCAAATGGTCCAATTGCTGCAAATAATCTTTTAAAGGCCCTTACAGCATCTCCAGGAAACCGCGATATCCGAATTCATGACTGTGCATTCTGGGACAAGTGTTTTTGGACGCATGTTGCACATGATGTAGAATCTTACGGCGTTAAACTAGTGGCTGGCCTAACAATCGACAAGATAGTTTCAATCCTGAAAAAAATATATAGCAAGCTGCCCGCCTCGGAGCAAGAGCTTGCTGATCAGATTATCGACAACCCTTCGGAAGCTTCCGCAATTCTTGAAGCGAATCCTGGTCTTGATGCTGAAGTCTTGGCTGAAGCTGCTGCTGAATAG
- a CDS encoding phage major capsid protein, which yields MTTTAVEIQRRYLTINETRSDSDQLEFSFSSETPVTRYFGDEVLDHNRDAVDLTRLNGGAAPLLLNHDPDRILGIVERAWIDERRRGMARITWATNDLAVQVRKDVEAGVMPNISVGYSVLDAEQDAGVMRVTRWQPIELSVVSIPADASIGVNRALATTTHTPMTYEPIGPAGLDPEAEYKREAEQFSIVRAAQGIASGRGLRGREAEINQELEHRNGRRTQGFFVPDNGWTTRTYVAGTATAGGNLIATDHLATNFIEALRDRLAVAELGATFLGGLVGDVSIPKRTGTATAYWFGADDSDSVTASTGTIGTVTMSPKTVGALSKFSHLMNLQSTPDIERLIRDDFVALLAEAIDTAAINGSGSSSQPTGILNTSGIGSVAGGTNGLAPTLDHLMDLKKEVAVDNADVASCGFLTNAKVEAVLSKLKDSQSQYLLSPYGTELSRSQIAGRRFEVSNNVPSNLSKGTGTNLSAIVYGNFSDLLIGLYGTLEILVDPYTDFAKGTTGIRALQSIDIAVRHPESFAAMKDAIA from the coding sequence ATGACCACTACCGCTGTCGAGATTCAGCGGCGTTATCTCACGATCAATGAAACCAGGTCTGACAGTGATCAGCTTGAGTTCTCGTTCAGCTCGGAAACACCCGTTACGCGTTACTTCGGTGATGAGGTGTTGGATCACAACCGAGACGCAGTTGACCTCACGCGGCTGAACGGTGGAGCAGCACCGCTGCTGTTGAACCACGACCCGGATCGAATCCTCGGGATTGTCGAGCGGGCATGGATCGATGAGAGACGCCGCGGCATGGCCCGCATTACTTGGGCCACAAACGACCTTGCTGTTCAAGTCCGCAAGGACGTGGAAGCAGGCGTGATGCCCAACATCTCTGTTGGCTACTCCGTGCTGGATGCCGAGCAGGACGCAGGCGTTATGCGCGTCACTCGCTGGCAACCGATTGAGCTGAGCGTCGTGAGCATTCCGGCCGACGCATCGATTGGCGTGAACCGCGCCCTAGCAACTACCACTCACACACCCATGACCTACGAACCGATCGGCCCTGCAGGCCTTGACCCTGAGGCTGAGTACAAGCGAGAAGCCGAACAATTCAGCATTGTTCGCGCCGCCCAAGGCATCGCCTCAGGACGCGGACTGCGGGGGCGAGAAGCGGAGATCAATCAGGAGCTTGAGCACCGCAACGGCCGCCGAACCCAGGGCTTCTTTGTTCCGGATAACGGCTGGACAACAAGGACCTATGTGGCCGGTACAGCGACGGCAGGCGGCAACTTGATCGCCACCGATCACCTAGCCACCAATTTCATCGAGGCGCTGCGTGATCGCTTAGCGGTTGCAGAGCTTGGCGCGACCTTCCTTGGCGGCTTGGTGGGTGACGTAAGCATCCCTAAGAGAACAGGCACGGCTACGGCGTACTGGTTTGGCGCTGATGACAGCGACAGCGTCACCGCGAGCACCGGGACTATCGGCACCGTGACGATGAGCCCAAAAACCGTTGGTGCACTGAGCAAGTTCTCTCACCTGATGAACCTGCAGAGCACTCCGGACATCGAGCGGCTCATCCGTGATGACTTCGTTGCTCTGCTCGCAGAGGCAATCGACACCGCTGCGATCAATGGCTCCGGCTCCAGCAGTCAGCCCACTGGAATCCTGAACACCTCAGGGATCGGATCTGTCGCTGGCGGAACCAATGGTTTGGCTCCGACCCTCGATCATTTGATGGACCTCAAAAAAGAGGTCGCTGTCGACAACGCCGATGTGGCGAGCTGCGGCTTCCTCACCAACGCCAAGGTGGAAGCAGTCCTCAGCAAGCTCAAGGACAGCCAAAGCCAGTACCTGCTCTCGCCCTATGGCACTGAGCTAAGTCGTTCGCAGATTGCGGGGCGTCGCTTTGAGGTCAGCAACAACGTGCCAAGCAATCTCAGCAAGGGCACTGGCACCAACCTGAGTGCGATCGTCTACGGGAACTTCAGCGACCTGCTGATCGGCCTGTACGGCACCTTGGAAATCCTGGTGGACCCCTACACCGACTTCGCCAAGGGCACGACTGGCATCCGGGCGCTGCAGTCGATTGATATCGCTGTCAGACACCCGGAGTCGTTTGCTGCGATGAAGGATGCAATCGCCTGA